In one Lolium rigidum isolate FL_2022 chromosome 3, APGP_CSIRO_Lrig_0.1, whole genome shotgun sequence genomic region, the following are encoded:
- the LOC124699411 gene encoding ABC transporter G family member 25-like produces MPPNGQGMHGGAAGVVALPPPAPASSKMDCFLTSVCTPLNLQFIDVAYRVKVERTAAAAAKEPPGRISHSGGGGGVMGGVGGVEERTILKGITGEARPGEVLAVLGPSGSGKSTLLSILGGRISGRHTGTVLAGGRAPGRAVQRRTGFVAQDDVLHPHLTVRETLAFCAMLRLPTSAPTSAKLAAAEAVIAELGLGACADTIVGNAFVRGVSGGERKRVSIGHELLVNPSLLVLDEPTSGLDSTAASRLVATLTALARKGRTVVLSVHQPSSRVYRAFDSVLLLAEGSCMYYGPGRDAMDYFASVGFAPGFHVNPADFMLDLANGFAQAEYSDSPAAGGSVKQTLIASYSRVLAPKVKAAINAGALVPDNHASSEHQQQPLESCSGCTTWTNQFTILLRRSLKERRHETFTSLRLFQIIAPALVAGSMWWRSTPLEVQDRMGLLFFVSIFWGVFASFNAVFAFPQERPVLARERASGMYSLSSYFMSRMAGDLPMELALPTAFTVIVYLMAGLNPAPTAFALTLLVILSYVLVAEGLGLAIGALMMDAKRASTLATVIMLAYLLTGGFYVHNVPGFMVWAKYTSFTYYCFRLLIAVQYGGHLARLLPPDSTHGEASTATCIAALVAMFFGYRLLAYLALRRVRT; encoded by the exons ATGCCTCCGAACGGGCAGGGCATGCACGGCGGGGCCGCCGGCGTAGTCGCCttaccgccgccggcgccggcgtcgtcCAAGATGGACTGCTTCTTGACGTCCGTCTGCACGCCGCTAAACCTCCAG TTCATCGATGTAGCCTACCGCGTCAAGGTGGAGCGCACGGCTGCTGCGGCGGCGAAGGAGCCGCCGGGGAGGATATCGCActcgggcggaggcggcggagtgATGGGCGGCGTCGGGGGCGTGGAGGAGCGGACGATCCTCAAGGGCATCACGGGCGAGGCGCGGCCCGGGGAGGTGCTGGCGGTGCTGGGCCCGTCGGGGAGCGGCAAGTCGACGCTGCTCTCCATCCTGGGCGGCCGCATCTCCGGTCGCCACACCGGCACCGTGCTGGCGGGCGGGCGCGCGCCGGGCCGCGCCGTGCAGCGCCGCACGGGGTTCGTGGCCCAGGACGACGTGCTCCACCCGCACCTCACCGTCCGCGAGACGCTGGCTTTCTGCGCCATGCTGCGGCTCCCGACCTcggcgcccacctccgccaagctGGCCGCCGCCGAGGCGGTGATCGCGGAGCTGGGACTGGGCGCGTGCGCCGACACGATCGTGGGCAACGCGTTCGTGCGCGGCGTGTCCGGCGGCGAGCGGAAGCGCGTGAGCATCGGGCACGAGCTGCTGGTGAACCCGAGCCTGCTGGTCCTCGACGAGCCCACCTCCGGGCTGGactccaccgccgcctcccgcCTCGTGGCCACGCTGACGGCGCTGGCGCGGAAGGGGCGCACGGTGGTGCTGTCGGTGCACCAACCGTCCAGCCGCGTGTACCGGGCGTTCGACTCCGTGCTGCTGCTTGCCGAGGGCAGCTGCATGTACTACGGGCCGGGCCGCGATGCCATGGACTACTTCGCCTCCGTCGGCTTCGCGCCGGGGTTCCACGTCAACCCGGCCGACTTCATGCTGGACCTCGCTAATG GCTTTGCTCAAGCAGAGTACAGCGACTCCCCGGCGGCGGGAGGCAGCGTGAAGCAGACGCTCATCGCGTCCTACAGCAGGGTGCTGGCCCCCAAGGTCAAGGCCGCCATCAACGCCGGCGCGCTCGTCCCCGACAACCACGCGTCCAGCGAGCACCAGCAGCAGCCGCTGGAGAGCTGCAGCGGGTGCACGACCTGGACGAACCAGTTCACCATCCTGCTCCGGCGCAGCCTCAAGGAGCGCCGCCACGAGACCTTCACCTCGCTGCGCCTCTTCCAGATCATCGCGCCAGCGCTGGTGGCGGGGTCAATGTGGTGGCGCTCCACGCCGCTGGAGGTGCAGGACCGGATGGGCCTGctcttcttcgtctccatcttctgGGGCGTCTTCGCCTCCTTCAACGCCGTCTTCGCCTTCCCGCAGGAGCGGCCCGTGCTGGCCCGGGAGCGCGCCTCGGGGATGTACTCCCTCTCGTCCTACTTCATGTCCAGGATGGCCGGCGACCTGCCCATGGAGCTCGCCCTGCCCACCGCCTTCACCGTCATCGTCTACCTCATGGCCGGGCTCAACCCGGCGCCCACCGCGTTCGCGCTCACCCTCCTCGTCATCCTCTCCTACGTGCTCGTCGCCGAGGGGCTCGGGCTCGCCATCGGCGCCCTCATGATGGACGCCAAGCGTGCCTCCACGCTCGCCACCGTCATCATGCTCGCCTACCTCCTCACGGGCGGCTTCTACGTGCACAACGTGCCGGGGTTCATGGTGTGGGCCAAGTACACCTCCTTCACATACTACTGCTTCCGCCTGCTCATCGCCGTGCAGTACGGCGGCCACCTCGCTCGGCTGCTCCCGCCGGACTCAACGCACGGCGAGGCCAGCACGGCGACCTGCATCGCGGCGCTCGTCGCAATGTTCTTCGGGTACCGGCTCCTCGCCTACCTCGCGCTGCGCCGTGTCAGGACGTGA